A stretch of Rhododendron vialii isolate Sample 1 chromosome 4a, ASM3025357v1 DNA encodes these proteins:
- the LOC131324175 gene encoding uncharacterized protein LOC131324175 isoform X1, whose protein sequence is MAFQDSLLIELHFQLMMNVENDNVEPVTDLQLSLAQFHQCNPTRLSDSGAGVNAASRVDLAFVASDPLSELVWSPHYGLSLKCADSSFAESKPSHLWNASGLSHMALSPPQGFTSGGTSCEKHPREGENLVSSQMAFPVEGEFGEGASFVRSNKSISRVKPEFGASHGYNEGISDNMEVQKVENTNWKDQCSPNNIQANVTAETREHNAGQEKQITAFVPLKTDELKDGTAQTEPLSSSEQNAEVRMTDPSIRNEDFSLVNAEQNRNEMKKDGFSGEPPPEKLESGSENDLQFLIGKQVLSEASPTNSGTRLGRRKRKEKAFSDGDDKENSHESVESCNSAGPTRLFSIRNEQEQLTVGNKRAKKQVQVREGLGSTSFIGQDSSFMNWISNMVKGLNKTNPEASPLALTLAHRNNDPKSTNVGFQSIFQSICCSNTKEQQETKMSNSTNTLSANIVADPETCRTSSCSDQNRASFNLVSNSVKEGDENVDSNAPAEAKVIKPLRSFWITRFSPKTPPPVLHSNSCDRNVNAALECSVDYARKLIPSTCNLIDQKSSEAKENSSEDLVSFTGKELQKYAPDAEASFGFKRVSGNNAQKTTFKSNPRLSSPKLKNSEAMASVFARRLDALKHIVLPDVENNTIRKVETCFYCGRSGHILRDCLEITEIERENLMRNQCLYDGAEESPCFCIRCFQLDHWAISCPVASATSCSHSRVPDARANCDVENYGPDIGKHDGSSSVDNTKKEKLSTPLCNLVKRNFSDMPKGVFNAIRNLRLSRTDVLKWMNSHTSSLHLDGFFLRLRLGKWEEDIGGTGYHVACITGEPREKSPQGSKKPISVNIGGIRCLVETQYISNQDFLEDELIAWWCATQKSGGKVPSEDHLRSKLQERKMLGF, encoded by the exons ATGGCATTTCAGGATAGTTTATTGATTGAGCTACATTTTCAGCTGATGATGAATGTGGAAAATGACAATGTGGAACCAGTGACCGATTTACAACTTTCTCTCGCTCAATTCCATCAGTGCAATCCAACGAGATTGAGTGATTCAGGTGCAGGTGTAAATGCAGCTTCAAGGGTAGACTTGGCGTTTGTGGCATCTGACCCCTTATCCGAACTAGTGTGGTCCCCTCACTATGGTTTGAGTCTGAAATGTGCTGATAGTAGCTTCGCTGAAAGCAAACCGTCTCATTTGTGGAATGCATCAGGACTAAGCCATATGGCTCTTTCCCCACCACAAGGCTTCACATCCGGAGGGACTAGCTGTGAAAAACATCCCAGAGAGGGGGAAAATTTGGTTTCATCTCAAATGGCATTCCCCGTGGAGGGGGAATTTGGCGAGGGAGCTAGTTTTGTTAGGTCTAATAAAAGCATTTCACGTGTGAAACCCGAATTTGGAGCAAGTCATGGATACAATGAAG GAATCAGTGATAATATGGAGGTACAAAAAGTGGAGAATACTAATTGGAAGGACCAATGCAGTCCGAACAATATTCAAGCAAACGTTACAGCTGAAACTAGAGAACACAATGCAG GTCAGGAAAAGCAGATAACAGCTTTTGTGCCACTCAAAACAGATGAGCTCAAAGATGGCACGGCACAAACTGAACCATTGTCGTCCTCGGAGCAGAATGCAGAAGTGAGGATGACTGATCCCAGCATTAGAAACGAAGATTTCTCATTAGTAAACGCAGAACAGAATagaaatgaaatgaagaaaGATGGTTTTTCCGGTGAGCCACCTCCTGAAAAGCTAGAATCCGGTTCTGAAAATGATTTACAGTTTCTTATTGGTAAGCAAGTTCTTTCTGAAGCTTCTCCAACAAACAGTGGGACCCGTTTAGGTAGGAGGAAACGCAAAGAAAAGGCTTTCTCAGATGGAGATGACAAGGAAAACAGTCATGAGAGCGTCGAGAGTTGTAATAGTGCTGGCCCTACCAGATTATTTTCTATCAGGAATGAGCAAGAACAGTTGACTGTGGGGAATAAAAGAGCAAAGAAACAAGTCCAAGTTCGAGAAGGTCTTGGTTCGACGTCCTTTATTGGACAGGATAGCTCCTTCATGAACTGGATTTCAAACATGGTGAAGGGATTAAACAAAACCAATCCGGAGGCTTCCCCTCTTGCTCTTACTCTTGCTCACAGAAACAACGATCCCAAAAGCACAAATGTGGGCTTCCAAAGTATTTTCCAGTCCATATGTTGTTCAAACACAAAGGAACAACAGGAAACAAAAATGTCGAATTCTACCAATACTTTGTCTGCAAATATTGTTGCTGATCCGGAAACATGCAGGACTAGTTCTTGTTCGGATCAGAATAGAGCTTCATTCAATTTGGTCTCTAATAGTGTGAAAGAGGGCGATGAAAATGTTGATTCCAATGCTCCTGCTGAAGCAAAAGTGATTAAACCTCTGAGAAGCTTTTGGATTACTCGATTTTCTCCCAAAACTCCTCCGCCCGTGTTACATTCAAACAGTTGTGACCGGAATGTAAATGCAGCACTTGAGTGTTCTGTGGATTATGCAAGGAAGCTTATTCCTAGTACTTGCAATCTTATTGACCAGAAAAGTTCAGAGGCCAAGGAGAACTCGAGTGAAGACTTGGTTAGTTTTACAGGTAAAGAACTGCAGAAATATGCCCCTGATGCTGAAGCTTCGTTTGGCTTCAAAAGGGTCAGTGGAAATAATGCTCAAAAAACCACCTTTAAATCAAATCCGAGGCTAAGTTCGCCAAAATTAAAGAATTCAGAGGCAATGGCCTCTGTGTTCGCGAGGAGATTGGATGCACTCAAGCACATCGTACTGCCAGATGTTGAAAACAATACAATTCGCAAAGTGGAAACATGTTTCTATTGTGGAAGAAGTGGTCACATTTTGCGTGATTGCTTGGAAATAACTGAAATTGAGAGGGAAAATCTCATGAGAAACCAGTGTTTATATGATGGAGCGGAAGAGTCTCCTTGTTTTTGCATTAGGTGTTTTCAGCTTGATCATTGGGCTATTTCGTGTCCTGTGGCATCTGCGACTTCTTGCAGCCATTCTCGAGTTCCCGATGCACGTGCTAACTGCGATGTGGAAAACTATGGACCGGATATCGGTAAGCACGATGGTTCAAGTTCTGTGGATAATACGAAAAAGGAAAAGCTGAGCACTCCTTTGTGCAATTTGGTCAAGAGGAATTTTTCAGACATGCCAAAAGGAGTATTCAATGCTATAAGGAATCTGCGTTTGTCTCGTACGGATGTTCTTAA ATGGATGAATTCACATACTTCATCGTTACACCTCGATGGTTTTTTCCTACGCTTGCGGCTCGGGAAGTGGGAAGAAGACATAGGAGGAACAGGCTACCATGTGGCTTGCATAACTG GGGAACCAAGAGAAAAATCACCACAAGGTTCCAAAAAACCAATCTCAGTAAACATCGGGGGAATAAGATGCTTGGTTGAAACTCAATATATCTCCAATCAAGATTTCCTTGAG GATGAGCTTATAGCATGGTGGTGTGCAACTCAGAAAAGTGGGGGTAAGGTCCCTTCTGAAGACCATCTGAGATCAaaactccaagagaggaaaatgctAGGGTTTTAG
- the LOC131324175 gene encoding uncharacterized protein LOC131324175 isoform X2, translating to MMNVENDNVEPVTDLQLSLAQFHQCNPTRLSDSGAGVNAASRVDLAFVASDPLSELVWSPHYGLSLKCADSSFAESKPSHLWNASGLSHMALSPPQGFTSGGTSCEKHPREGENLVSSQMAFPVEGEFGEGASFVRSNKSISRVKPEFGASHGYNEGISDNMEVQKVENTNWKDQCSPNNIQANVTAETREHNAGQEKQITAFVPLKTDELKDGTAQTEPLSSSEQNAEVRMTDPSIRNEDFSLVNAEQNRNEMKKDGFSGEPPPEKLESGSENDLQFLIGKQVLSEASPTNSGTRLGRRKRKEKAFSDGDDKENSHESVESCNSAGPTRLFSIRNEQEQLTVGNKRAKKQVQVREGLGSTSFIGQDSSFMNWISNMVKGLNKTNPEASPLALTLAHRNNDPKSTNVGFQSIFQSICCSNTKEQQETKMSNSTNTLSANIVADPETCRTSSCSDQNRASFNLVSNSVKEGDENVDSNAPAEAKVIKPLRSFWITRFSPKTPPPVLHSNSCDRNVNAALECSVDYARKLIPSTCNLIDQKSSEAKENSSEDLVSFTGKELQKYAPDAEASFGFKRVSGNNAQKTTFKSNPRLSSPKLKNSEAMASVFARRLDALKHIVLPDVENNTIRKVETCFYCGRSGHILRDCLEITEIERENLMRNQCLYDGAEESPCFCIRCFQLDHWAISCPVASATSCSHSRVPDARANCDVENYGPDIGKHDGSSSVDNTKKEKLSTPLCNLVKRNFSDMPKGVFNAIRNLRLSRTDVLKWMNSHTSSLHLDGFFLRLRLGKWEEDIGGTGYHVACITGEPREKSPQGSKKPISVNIGGIRCLVETQYISNQDFLEDELIAWWCATQKSGGKVPSEDHLRSKLQERKMLGF from the exons ATGATGAATGTGGAAAATGACAATGTGGAACCAGTGACCGATTTACAACTTTCTCTCGCTCAATTCCATCAGTGCAATCCAACGAGATTGAGTGATTCAGGTGCAGGTGTAAATGCAGCTTCAAGGGTAGACTTGGCGTTTGTGGCATCTGACCCCTTATCCGAACTAGTGTGGTCCCCTCACTATGGTTTGAGTCTGAAATGTGCTGATAGTAGCTTCGCTGAAAGCAAACCGTCTCATTTGTGGAATGCATCAGGACTAAGCCATATGGCTCTTTCCCCACCACAAGGCTTCACATCCGGAGGGACTAGCTGTGAAAAACATCCCAGAGAGGGGGAAAATTTGGTTTCATCTCAAATGGCATTCCCCGTGGAGGGGGAATTTGGCGAGGGAGCTAGTTTTGTTAGGTCTAATAAAAGCATTTCACGTGTGAAACCCGAATTTGGAGCAAGTCATGGATACAATGAAG GAATCAGTGATAATATGGAGGTACAAAAAGTGGAGAATACTAATTGGAAGGACCAATGCAGTCCGAACAATATTCAAGCAAACGTTACAGCTGAAACTAGAGAACACAATGCAG GTCAGGAAAAGCAGATAACAGCTTTTGTGCCACTCAAAACAGATGAGCTCAAAGATGGCACGGCACAAACTGAACCATTGTCGTCCTCGGAGCAGAATGCAGAAGTGAGGATGACTGATCCCAGCATTAGAAACGAAGATTTCTCATTAGTAAACGCAGAACAGAATagaaatgaaatgaagaaaGATGGTTTTTCCGGTGAGCCACCTCCTGAAAAGCTAGAATCCGGTTCTGAAAATGATTTACAGTTTCTTATTGGTAAGCAAGTTCTTTCTGAAGCTTCTCCAACAAACAGTGGGACCCGTTTAGGTAGGAGGAAACGCAAAGAAAAGGCTTTCTCAGATGGAGATGACAAGGAAAACAGTCATGAGAGCGTCGAGAGTTGTAATAGTGCTGGCCCTACCAGATTATTTTCTATCAGGAATGAGCAAGAACAGTTGACTGTGGGGAATAAAAGAGCAAAGAAACAAGTCCAAGTTCGAGAAGGTCTTGGTTCGACGTCCTTTATTGGACAGGATAGCTCCTTCATGAACTGGATTTCAAACATGGTGAAGGGATTAAACAAAACCAATCCGGAGGCTTCCCCTCTTGCTCTTACTCTTGCTCACAGAAACAACGATCCCAAAAGCACAAATGTGGGCTTCCAAAGTATTTTCCAGTCCATATGTTGTTCAAACACAAAGGAACAACAGGAAACAAAAATGTCGAATTCTACCAATACTTTGTCTGCAAATATTGTTGCTGATCCGGAAACATGCAGGACTAGTTCTTGTTCGGATCAGAATAGAGCTTCATTCAATTTGGTCTCTAATAGTGTGAAAGAGGGCGATGAAAATGTTGATTCCAATGCTCCTGCTGAAGCAAAAGTGATTAAACCTCTGAGAAGCTTTTGGATTACTCGATTTTCTCCCAAAACTCCTCCGCCCGTGTTACATTCAAACAGTTGTGACCGGAATGTAAATGCAGCACTTGAGTGTTCTGTGGATTATGCAAGGAAGCTTATTCCTAGTACTTGCAATCTTATTGACCAGAAAAGTTCAGAGGCCAAGGAGAACTCGAGTGAAGACTTGGTTAGTTTTACAGGTAAAGAACTGCAGAAATATGCCCCTGATGCTGAAGCTTCGTTTGGCTTCAAAAGGGTCAGTGGAAATAATGCTCAAAAAACCACCTTTAAATCAAATCCGAGGCTAAGTTCGCCAAAATTAAAGAATTCAGAGGCAATGGCCTCTGTGTTCGCGAGGAGATTGGATGCACTCAAGCACATCGTACTGCCAGATGTTGAAAACAATACAATTCGCAAAGTGGAAACATGTTTCTATTGTGGAAGAAGTGGTCACATTTTGCGTGATTGCTTGGAAATAACTGAAATTGAGAGGGAAAATCTCATGAGAAACCAGTGTTTATATGATGGAGCGGAAGAGTCTCCTTGTTTTTGCATTAGGTGTTTTCAGCTTGATCATTGGGCTATTTCGTGTCCTGTGGCATCTGCGACTTCTTGCAGCCATTCTCGAGTTCCCGATGCACGTGCTAACTGCGATGTGGAAAACTATGGACCGGATATCGGTAAGCACGATGGTTCAAGTTCTGTGGATAATACGAAAAAGGAAAAGCTGAGCACTCCTTTGTGCAATTTGGTCAAGAGGAATTTTTCAGACATGCCAAAAGGAGTATTCAATGCTATAAGGAATCTGCGTTTGTCTCGTACGGATGTTCTTAA ATGGATGAATTCACATACTTCATCGTTACACCTCGATGGTTTTTTCCTACGCTTGCGGCTCGGGAAGTGGGAAGAAGACATAGGAGGAACAGGCTACCATGTGGCTTGCATAACTG GGGAACCAAGAGAAAAATCACCACAAGGTTCCAAAAAACCAATCTCAGTAAACATCGGGGGAATAAGATGCTTGGTTGAAACTCAATATATCTCCAATCAAGATTTCCTTGAG GATGAGCTTATAGCATGGTGGTGTGCAACTCAGAAAAGTGGGGGTAAGGTCCCTTCTGAAGACCATCTGAGATCAaaactccaagagaggaaaatgctAGGGTTTTAG
- the LOC131324176 gene encoding calmodulin calcium-dependent NAD kinase-like, translated as MQKDGHGKAIVLAHVLAAASVGLISAAIHYRRRKPKNDLLSKDQVIVPQLRRNESSGRVGRLERFSVYVARQLGFEDASECPHLCKLANQYLKKSKECETSLYEYFAEEPNAEVLYVKLVEEFDRCILSYFAFHWSQASLMISQILSVDSEKKKLKDLVMTATRKRRFEKVTKDLKVTQVFSTLVEEMKAIGGVGSNGDAKCTDVMVPVAHSERSPVLLLMGGGMGAGKSTVLKDILKGSFWSGAAANAVVVEADAFKETDVIYKALNSIGHHEDMLPTAELVHQCSTDAASSLLVTALNEGRDVIMDGTLSWEPFVQQTVAMARNVHKHRYRMGVGYKVNDDGTVTENYWEQVEEEEEEEARRSPYRIELVGVVCDAYMAVVRGIRRAISTGRAVRVKPQLKSHKRFASAFPRYCHLVDNAKLYCTNAVGSPPTLIAWKDGENKLLVEPDEIKCLTTVSNLNDDAECIYELYTDQPDLVYRPGSVWKDIVLLPSRASLQLELKTAIQKMENNSAK; from the exons ATGCAGAAAG ATGGCCATGGCAAGGCTATTGTCCTCGCACACGTCCTTGCCGCTGCCTCCGTTGGACTCATCTCGGCCGCCATCCATTACCGGCGACGAAAGCCCAAAAATGATCTCCTATCAAAAGATCAAGTTATAGTGCCACAACTACGGAGGAATGAGTCATCTGGCCGCGTTGGAAGGCTTGAGAGATTCTCCGTCTATGTTG caaggCAGCTAGGATTTGAAGATGCAAGTGAATGTCCCCATCTGTGCAAGTTGGCCAACCAGTACTTGAAGAAGTCCAAAGAGTGTGAAACTAGCCTCTATGAATATTTTGCTGAGGAACCAAATGCTGAGGTGCTTTATGTGAAATTGGTGGAGGAGTTTGACAGATGCATCCTTTCCTATTTTGCATTCCATTGGAGCCAAGCTTCTCTCATGATCAGCCAG ATCTTGAGTGTTGATTCTGAAAAGAAAAAGCTGAAGGACTTGGTGATGACTGCCACAAG GAAACGAAGGTTTGAGAAGGTGACCAAGGACCTGAAGGTGACACAGGTGTTCTCTACACTGGTGGAGGAGATGAAAGCGATCGGGGGCGTCGGATCGAACGGTGATGCCAAATGTACGGACGTGATGGTGCCGGTGGCCCACAGTGAGAGGAGCCCAGTGTTGCTCTTGATGGGTGGCGGAATGGGAGCCGGCAAGAGCACTGTCCTCAAGGACATTCTCAAAGG GTCATTCTGGTCAGGGGCAGCGGCGAATGCAGTTGTGGTAGAGGCAGATGCCTTCAAGGAAACGGACGTTATTTACAAAGCCCTTAACTCTATAGGTCACCACGAGGACATGCTTCCAACTGCCGAactt GTGCATCAGTGCTCCACAGACGCGGCATCATCCCTACTCGTAACAGCACTCAACGAAGGGCGAGACGTGATCATGGACGGGACCCTGTCGTGGGAGCCCTTCGTGCAGCAAACGGTAGCCATGGCCAGAAACGTCCACAAACACCGTTATCGAATGGGCGTCGGCTACAAGGTTAACGACGATGGCACCGTTACCGAGAATTACTGGGAGCAggtagaagaggaagaagaagaagaggctaGGAGGAGTCCATATAGGATAGAACTGGTTGGAGTTGTTTGTGATGCTTATATGGCTGTTGTTAGAGGCATAAG GAGAGCCATATCTACAGGAAGGGCAGTGAGGGTGAAGCCACAATTGAAGTCCCACAAGAGATTTGCAAGTGCGTTTCCAAGATACTGCCATCTTGTGGACAATGCAAAGCTTTACTGCACCAATGCCGTGGGCAGCCCACCAACG TTGATAGCATGGAAAGATGGAGAGAACAAGCTGCTGGTGGAACCAGATGAAATAAAATGCTTGACTACGGTTAGCAACTTGAACGACGATGCAGAGTGTATCTACGAGCTTTACACGGATCAACCGGACCTGGTTTACCGACCCGGTTCAGTGTGGAAAGACATTGTCTTGTTACCCTCAAGAGCAAGCCTTCAACTGGAGCTAAAGACCGCTATccagaaaatggaaaataattcGGCGAAATAA
- the LOC131323981 gene encoding uncharacterized protein LOC131323981, with protein sequence MAVTDEQKVLLATFMLKGDARRWWEVTKQRLSAPMANLENNDAPPIPTVITWAMFTKAFHEKYFPRSYQMGQRREFLKLEQGKMTVAEYEARFTTLSRFALNLVSTDEDKCRMFEDGLNIELRPYVANQRLNNFADMIEVATNFERDLGLLNEQREQNKKRKTESTSGGRNFGQQSIIKGRGTSTFQSHGGSQFRGFQSG encoded by the coding sequence ATGGCTGTGACGGATGAACAAAAGGTTTTATTGGCTACTTTTATGTTAAAAGGAGATGCTCGACGTTGGTGGGAAGTTACCAAACAAAGATTGTCTGCACCAATGGCAAATCTTGAAAATAATGATGCTCCTCCTATACCTACGGTCATCACTTGGGCTATGTTTACCAAAGCTTTCCATGAAAAGTATTTCCCAAGGAGTTACCAAATGGGTCAGAGGCGGGAATTTTTGAAGTTGGAACAGGGGAAGATGACGGTAGCAGAGTATGAAGCCCGGTTTACAACCTTATCACGTTTTGCTTTGAATCTTGTTAGCACGGACGAGGACAAGTGCAGAATGTTTGAGGATGGGTTGAATATAGAACTTCGGCCTTATGTGGCAAATCAACGGTTAAATAATTTTGCGGATATGATCGAAGTGGCAACAAACTTTGAGCGGGATTTGGGGTTATTGAATGAACAAAGGGAGcagaataagaaaagaaaaacagaatcTACATCAGGTGGAAGGAACTTTGGCCAACAATCCATAATTAAAGGCAGAGGAACTTCTACTTTTCAGAGCCATGGTGGAAGTCAATTTCGAGGATTCCAATCTGGATAG